The window AATTGTTCTACCTTTCTGATCTATGCACCTAAAACAAATCTTTCGTATCATATGGGGAAGTTAAGGGACGCGGGGATGATTTTTACTAGATACGAAGGAACCCAGAGATTTTCTATCATCCGTAAAGATGACCTGGAAAAAAAATTCCCAGGCCTGCTCGACACAATTTTAAAAAGTGCAAAAATAGAAAACAAGCAAGAAGAAGTTTCCCTGCTCAAAGTCTAACTCTAAACTTAACCTTTCATTAATTGTAAACC of the Leptospira dzoumogneensis genome contains:
- a CDS encoding ArsR/SmtB family transcription factor, whose product is MSKQPTHPNLDQIELNSIFEAVSDPIRRKILLDLSEKGESNCSTFLIYAPKTNLSYHMGKLRDAGMIFTRYEGTQRFSIIRKDDLEKKFPGLLDTILKSAKIENKQEEVSLLKV